The Malus domestica chromosome 10, GDT2T_hap1 genome contains a region encoding:
- the LOC139188844 gene encoding prohibitin-1, mitochondrial-like — protein sequence MNFNNVNVKVPKVPGGGAISALLIGGLGLYGATNSLYNVEGGHRAIVFNRIVGVKDKVYPEGTHLIIPWFERPIIYDVRARPHLVESTSGSRDLQMVKIGLRVLTRPLPDQLPTVYRTLGENYNERVLPSIVHETLKAVVAQYNASQLITQRETVSREIRKILTERAANFNIALDDVSITTLTFGKEFTAAIEAKQVAAQEAERAKFVVDKAEQDKKSAIIRAEGEATSAKLIGEAIANNPAFITLRKIEAAREIAHTISNSANKVFLNSDDLLLNLQEMNLDINKKK from the exons ATGAATTTCAACAACGTTAACGTTAAGGTTCCGAAAGTTCCCGGTGGTGGTGCAATTTCTGCTTTGCTAATTGGTGGGCTTGGATTGTATGGAGCTACCAACAGTCTGTACAATGTGGAGGGAGGGCATCGAGCCATTGTGTTCAACCGTATAGTCGGTGTCAAAGACAAG GTTTATCCGGAGGGGACACACCTTATCATTCCATGGTTTGAGAGGCCAATCATTTATGATGTCCGTGCACGACCTCATCTAGTGGAGAGTACTTCTGGGAGCCGTGATCTCCAAATG GTGAAAATTGGGCTTCGAGTGCTTACTCGACCTTTACCAGACCAGCTGCCTACAGTTTATCGGACTCTTGGTGAGAATTACAATGAGAGAGTCCTTCCTTCTATTGTTCATGAAACTTTGAAAGCTGTTGTTGCACAGTATAATGCTAGCCAACTCATAACTCAGAGAGAG ACTGTTAGTAGGGAAATACGGAAGATTTTGACAGAAAGAGCTGCCAACTTCAACATTGCGCTGGATGATGTGTCAATTACCACCCTCACTTTTGGGAAGGAGTTCACGGCTGCAATTGAGGCCAAACAAGTGGCTGCACAGGAAGCTGAGAGAGCTAAGTTTGTTGTGGACAAGGCTGAACAAGACAAGAAGAGTGCTATCATCAGAGCAGAG GGAGAGGCCACTAGTGCCAAGCTGATTGGTGAAGCTATTGCGAACAATCCAGCATTTATAACACTTAGGAAGATCGAAGCTGCCAGAGAGATTGCGCATACAATCTCAAATTCAGCAAACAAAGTTTTCTTGAACTCGGATGATCTGTTGCTGAACCTTCAGGAGATGAACTTGGATATCAACAAGAAGAAATAG